The genomic region GCCAATCGTCGTATATTTTTTTTTCGCGATTCTTCACCCCGTCCCCTTCATTCACTCTAAcatcaacttaaaaaaaaaaaaaaacgcccgAGTAAATCCGACGACCGACGCCACCACCAACTACAACGACCACCGGACGCCACCACTCGCCGCCGCCATCCGCACACTACATCCCTACCGACCCTTTGTTTATAATAAAGGTTTGGGTTTTCGACTCAAAtcgatttaattacttcaatccttcatattttgtttaagttgtgatgcttatttagtatctagttgtaatttatacattagtgatgcttattattgtatgtagttgtaatttaattagcatttttgttaattaatttgagttagggttagaaattggggtttttgttaaattagtaatgtgatttgattaggggattgtataaggtagtatagttttatgaaggtagaaattggggtttttgttaaattagtaatgtgatttgattagtgatgcttagttttagtaatattgaagtagtattgttgaaggtagtatagttttatgaaggtagtataatgttaggattgtataaatttgccttataattaaccaaattaagttagaatgatttaattagcatttttgttaattaatttgagttagggttagaaattagcatttttgacaacttgtataattaaccaaattaattaagttagaatgatttaattagcatttttgttaattaattagcatttttcttgaatagaatgagcatgatgtataaatttgttaaattagtaatgtcatttgattaggggattgtataaatttgccttataattttgacaacttgtttaatatataatgacctagtacccgttcaagaattactcattaggagcaattcttgaatagtccccattttgggattgTCTTGTAATgcgttcaagtcacttaggtagtaaacacatagttgtgattttattaatgagaaaagaatttggttgcaaatttctccaatgttctctgaatacatatgtggaatatgtatcttttccacattgtgtatttggagaactaaggggaattgccgaatttttttctcattaataattcacaaatgtgtgtttgctagtgacttgaaacgtacattgatgggtttaggttggagtgataaggacccaattgaaatcttgaaattagcataaaatggaggatgagataaccattgctttttttgttgaaattaaatattattatttaaaatggttagtttgctatatattgctTATAGATTAAATGAAGAGAGATCGAACGTGAATttggatgtacgaagaaagagtagataagaagaaacgtcctatcgctagatttgtaaagggagttcgtggatttattgaatttgctagatgtcaagattcatatgatttggaacaacataaacttaggtgtccttgtactaaatgtaaaaacttaaaatatttatttgacattgaagtagaagagcatcttgttacaaatggtttttttccaaactactacaattggatctcccatggagaaaaatattatcccgaagagcctcaaatccaacaaaatgagaacccatatagagaaatggtacttgatgcctttcagtctaatgatttcattaatgacgaccgtgtaccaatgattgatgaagaacaaccaaacccaagagcaaaagccttttttgacatgctaagtgcttccgaaaaaaccttatatgaggggagtagaatgacattgttacaagttgcatccaggatagtttctttaaaatgtgagtataatatgccatttaaagccgttgatagtattgctacgttggttgaggatgttatacccgataataatgttatgaccagaaatttctataataccaagaaagtggtcaaaggtcttcaacttccacatgaaaagattgatgcatgtcctaaaggatgtatgctttttggaaagatgatgctttgcttgacaaatgtaagaaatgtcaaagggatagatatgagacaagtgaaggaaatattgttttgaaggggaagaagggtaataaaaggagtggacagagaaagaaaccaatatcagaaaacacattaatttattttccattagctcctagacttcaaagaatgtatgccacgaaaagtcttgccaaccaaatgagatggcacaaagaaaatcctcgtacaccaggaaagatgtgtcatccgagtgacggggaggagtggaagcgttttgataggttatatcccgattttgccgaggaacctcgcaatgtgaggcttggcttgtgtacggatgggtttgacccttttggtcagtttggtagaaactactcgtgttggcccgtaatgaccacgccgtacaacttacctccttggctttgtctgaaaagacaatttattttcctctctttacttattcccggtcctgataacccaaaaaaccatctggatgtttatttacaaccgttggtggaggaactgaagtatttgtgggaagttggtgtagaaacatttgatgtgtcgaagaagcaaaatttccaactaagagcttcattgttatggactataaatgattttcccgcatatGGTATGCTATCGGGATGGGCAAACCGGGCGAAAGGCATGTCCTTATTGCATGGATaggagtaaagcattttatcttcctaattccaaaaaaattagttggtttgattgtcatagatgtttcttaccggatggacatattcatagagagaacaagaaatctttcttaaaaggtaaggaGGTGCGTGACAATGCTCCGGTTCGACTCCAAGGGGATGAGATATGGGAGGTTGTACGTGATTTGCCAACAACTGTCGATGGGgtgaagaagagtttaaagagttgaaaaagaaaaaaatggttggtttaaaagaagtatttttgggagcttccctctttggaaaacaatgttgatcggacacaatttggatgtgatgcacatagagaagaacttctttgagttacttattcatacgattatggatgtaaaaggaaagacacgtgatgatattaattcaagaatagaattgaagaaattttgtgatcgtcctaaacttcatattcgtaaggatggggctaaaccaaaagccatatttactcttgacaaagctcaaagaaaggtattgtgcgattggataggaaacttgaagtttccagatggatatgcatccgatttgagccgttgtgttgatttgaaggaactgaagttgaaagggttgaaaagtcatgattgtcatgttttcatggagcgcttattacccgtggcttttaaaaatttactcccgactacgatttggaatgcgattctgagaaataagtcaattttttagagatttatgttcctccacgatatcggttgaggacatgagtcgtttagaagaccaaataccagaaattttgtgtaaacttgagatgatatttccgccttctttttcaattcgatggagcatctacctatccatttgccatatgaagctaaagttggtggacccgtccaatataggtggatgtatcctttcgaaaggtttcttaatcatgtgaagaaaaaaattggtaataaagctcgtgtggaaggttctatatgcaatgcctacctaacggaagagattgccaatttttgctctttttattttgaaaaacatattgagaccaaagcaaaatacttgaatattgatgaagcggatgaactagacacaagtatacccaagtgtttccaaatgcaggatgaaatagggtgttcatcagttgggggaacaagatttctagatgacaaggagtataaccgtgcccacctttatgtgctatctaattgtgaggttTTGGAGCCATATGAAGCTCAATTTGTGTGATTTCATTAAAGATCACCCTAATGTGAACAGAGAGGATGTTTGGCATAAgcatgaggatcaatttccagcctggtttcggaagcatgtatgtaagctaaatattcaagatgatgtgataagaagcttggctttgggtccttctcgaaaggttgtgacgtggaatcgatattcaattaatgggtttaagtttcaaacatttaactatggcaaaagtaaggctaaatgcaactacggcgttactatttcttctcttgatggcaatgattattatggcatattagaggatatctttgagttgtgctacaatggccgggataggagttataaaaccgtcttattcaagattcaatggagggataattccgtagctggaacgagagtccatgatcgttacaaactcgtggaagtgaatcatactcgaacctactctcaatatgacccatttatacttgcacaacaagctcatcaagtttattttgcatctcttccgagcacaagcaatgatagacaacaaaagcaatggtgggccgtttttaaaacaaaggcacgatcagaagttgatacatcttttttccaagaagaggttGTATCAGAAACAGTTTTGTCCCCAGTTGATCATGATGAAATTATTTATGCAAATGAGATAGAAGCGGAGGAGgagttagaagaggaagaagaagagaatgataaggagggggatgggatagaagagggggaagaagaagaagaggaggaggaagaagaagaagaagaagaagaagaagaagaagaagaagaagaagaagaagaagaagaagaagaagaagaagaagaagaagaagaagaagaagaagatgatgaggatgatgatgatgatgatgagtaagagaaggtattaaaagtatacatatcaaaatttggaaacaattattagcgttttattttgtcttttatacttgtttattaggttttatttttttgtatcttataataattatcctGTAATATTTGCTAACACTTTTTATTCAATTGTAGTACACATGGCTCCTGGAGGAAGTAGGCAGCGCGGAGGCTATAGTGAGGGAGGTAGTAGCTCCCGAGAGCAGGAGGAGGACGTTGACCGTTCTACTACGGAggtgagtgaggaggaggaggaggttgctaTACCCCGACATACTGACAACAGGATGATCCTTGATCCGAATGGTCTttggtaattttttattcattctattttgtaattttgttatttagtaataaatgactttttttagacatatgttaattatacattatttttttcctatataattatgtttttaacatgtttgatttcaggtttagaagtcaaacagttgttcgtggtgtgactaatagcacccaagagaacatgacacacggcgttacttgttggagtaacgctagtgatgaagataaggagatgtggttcaacaacttccgggtatctatttataaaatatatattattaaatataatttatttattctttttaccttattattaatttgtttctcatctatgtgtttactttttgtagcgtgtgttctattggccaaccaaccttgagcgcctagtttggcaaaggtataatgacattggcaagaagaggctaagggacaacatgtataaggtgtctaagaggaagaaggcgccatctttcatgaaaggtatttagtttctttttatacccgtaattagttaaaattcattacatattttgaaaatatattaattaataattgttattttattgattacgggttcgtcatatgaggaatataccaagtaccggaacaatcctgagttcaaggaagcatcggcccggaacaagatcaacaggaaaggaggagataaggatgcggaagttgagcctactcattatggagggtctcaatcttttcatgatcgtgtggtgttagatgtaagttatttgtcttagcttttaatttaatattcttctaatttaattagtctcattaattatcatgtttgagtaacaatttccttgttttttttccggaagaccaagaagaataagggtaaggtacccacgattgttgatctctttgttgacactcacgcaaagaagacaagcaagggcaagttgatcttcgcgaaggaaaaagatcaacaattatatgtaagtgtcaaaaaataaaaatttcttagctttttaaagtatatgttttatcaatttttagataagtaacctctaaccattaatgttttatcaattttttaggaacaattccttgtccgtaggaagaacaacccggaaattgatgacaatgagctatggtttgatcttgttgaggggttccaaagaggagatgtgtatggagccgggtcggcaaaggagattttctaccctcctacaagaagaagagagtcaatttcctcccaacaacaaccttataccccaagtgtcgtgagtgtgctccaagctcaattagccgccagggagaggcaggatgccgagagggagaggcgggatgccgagagagatctttgaaattcggaggatgaaggaggaaatggaaCGGATGAACTCCTTCTTCGCCAATTGCAACACGGGTGGCGCCGCAACcaaaggatcctagagatcctaattttggaggtggtagtggagcgggagcaagtttccctgttatgtagttttttagagaacatgttattcccggataatgttagatgaccaaaactcgtagaactcgtagttgtgtgtatggaacatgattttctttatcaagtttggttgtgttggcttcccatgtgttctctgctggaagtgttggtttatttgcaggtttttacgtatttggctaggtcaaaaacgatttttaGGCTAAAAAACATGTAAATTTGGCGATGGATACTGGGCATTTGGCGACGGGAAACCGTCGCTAACCTTCTGATCATGATTTAATTTTAGGGGCATTGGCGACGGGGAACAGTGGTTTTGGCGACCAAAAtctgtcgccaaattggcgaccaacatctgtcgccaaaatggcgaccaaaatCCGTCGCCCATTTTGAAGATATGGAGATGACGTGGATTTTAGGTAAGCGACTAATAGCAGTCGCCTTTTTAGCGACTAATGacagtcgccaattttggcgacgaaTTTCGGTCGCCCGCTTTAAAAAATTTAAGTCGCCAAAATTGGTTACGAACGCCTGTCGCCAAAAGCGACCAAACCTagctacgaagtgcgggcgacgggtcttagtcgctttattcttaatggcgactgttctcagtcgccttatatggtcgccaattaccttatttgttgtagtgcaagtttatattcttatttagagtttatgcacttaatagtcacaatcaAGTACAACTCtaaatccaaaactagattgagtacacaatgactctatctctcaacatcattgttgctagtcgtcatattctaatcatcctatgtatcaaatacaatgatgaaaaccaccaccggtttctaatattgacgaagtagtactagcaaaatttatgtcaatcaaataaacatttaaagaagaaggtcccattagatgtcccacaactaacttgttgattcttcaataatttcgggtagtttcctttctagcgtccaacaattaagacaatggaaactttatcggtcgggattgataggtttagtatcgttattctcaataactttacttttaacattaccttgtatcaattccattctaattttacttctttgaacttcgtccttttcttaacggtttaagagaatgctcccactcatttcaatgagtctttgcttagagaagcaaaattgaatttcatgaagactactcttcaattcatttgtttagtcttaaaactttcattgaagtggttgcggtattttggtcaattttgatttcaaacaaatctagttaccaaaatgatgtaacgtttcaaagtacttaagtcaattaagcatatgagaaacaattcattgtaagtagatatgttagtcaagaatcaaaaaacccttttgatcacgaataacttttatctatactcttcacaagagatccttacaatggataatactaggtttttagaagaaagattcaaattttgtctttagttacgatgttttaatggagatttgaactaaaatcgaaatgatgtcgtatataatttgaggtaaagaaatagaacaatatgataacggaataatgaaaaaagaaacatttatcgttataataatgcttgtaaatataataacaagtaaagcatttacatagtgacatctacccaactatgataaatgattccaagatccaaattcatattaacttgggcatcggtaaagccgaatacaaccctcatcaatataactcggtggattaactctttaatcgattctaattttagaactcttggtcgataaaattacattaatatttatctttagcccgaaacacatccggcaaccgtcgagaatactttcattgagttcaacccaaatttcgaataaatgtgtccatgatccaaatttacatcaacttgggcatcggtaaagccgaatacaacccttatctttataaattcggtgggtagacatttatcacccacttcccctacgtagcaaggtttgtaccccggtaaggccgagcgcactccctcacgaaataggttttcatggtttctaatttttggtaaggctaactctcaattgtttatttttgcgagaggtcatgtcaatttattatctatcacgttttaagtgaactaaagcggtgaactaagataattgtaattgacacggtcgataaactcgatttaaaatgcatgtttagttatggcgatttagcgatgcatgcaacatataaataaaatgcaaagcataaaaataaaatcctagtatggccttcctaaaaaagtaaatctaataaactattacaaaatcagaaaccaactcctttggtcccttgaacttcggtcttggcacgcacttcaaggcaacactttatttgatggaccgccttctcaaatggcaccgtcttcaaggaactccggaataaataaattacaaaatgaattacataattgcctattatacatttgtaattaaaatttaaatctattaaattacaaaacggtgatacgagatcacaaaaattacaaccgaatcgatattcccatacatttcgggtaataccaattaaaactaaggtcatactaagtaaaattacataattcaaaaattacataaaattaaaatatgacaatcataaataaaatgcagcattataatatgtatgaacatgctcaattttatgctaaatcgcctttaaagagccaatatcgtatattaatcggtttttacggatttgcgtgatttaaccttttaaaatcacaataattacataaattcatatttatatacaagttaattaccctaaccatcttaggactcaaaattagtttccactaaaattttgacaataattaaacttcatttcttaatattgttcataaatggacctaaaattacaaaattatgctataaacttcaaattaaattataaaaatttcaaataaattcgaaatttgaaatctaaactcatgaacattctggaaaaataccatgacactcataatattcaaaacttaggttaaaaagttcgaaaatttatcgagaaaaacaatgttgcggtttatcggttttaacaattatgaccataaaaatgtgagaaaaattattttcatcaacttttcacttttagatctgaaatatatgataaaatgaaacatatgacgttttttctttagtcatgaagtatgttttagcattattactaattatagtcactatttatgtgatttttgatcaaaaattcataaatcatgcataaagacttaattatagccaaatattttacacacatcttgtaaaattgcatgtgacaacatactaaagtttcatgaccagattcgaaatataactcatattaacctatttacccatttaaatacgattttatcttgaaaaatccatatttcgagcaatacaactcattttatcatgaacatttacaggccatcagtagataatatatgtgaaaacatatccaaaaaccactgaaaaattcgaagtttagctatttttcgtccaaaaatgacatttttatcataaaaatcacattttaaagccaatattatataaaatgaacaataaaatccataaataaaccaaaatgtcctaaacaTCACTTagaaccagaaacttttaacatgcaaagttattttaaggtttatcttcataaatccaaactaattagttttgtatgttaatcatataactcggaaaaactataaaccgatttgcatgcaaacaacctaaggctctgataccacttgttaggattcactaattccattacttaacatattcatatatgttcaaatttatttagtcgtaaaataaatgctagatcttatgcatgcaaactaaaacaagataagagaagaaatcgtctttcttactttgggatttcggattaaagggcaccaacaaattcacctatttgttagttcttgagctttccttaaaatggatgaacaaggttcaaattagaacctctcccaaaagcatatacccaaagaaacctcttaataacttatatatttatgaactagtaaaaatataagttttacttaaaatatgacacaaaatattaattttattctctagtaattttcggccaagagagaaatgatttgggagatttttatttctctaagatttCACAAGGTTAGAGAGAATTtttatatttcttacactagaaattatattgTGAAGTAGTAAATGATTAAGGGAAAAACCATTGGCATTTTCACCTctaaaaaccggtgggaggggtggtaggggagccaatgcatggtgctcattttcttcccaagaaaatagacttgcatggctacaaaataggtgtgtaatcattttgttttccacttaaataattaacacaatttaaacattatactccctccactatttcggcacttttaacataaaatggatggtccattttattttgtcatttgtcaattgtgacatatgtgacatgttatttgacttatgaaattgtaatgtatttttaacatattaaaaatcaatatactcataaaatatgtcatttacaaaatcgactagtaattcgtaattacttgtaccaaaacggtttatcaaattataaattacaac from Silene latifolia isolate original U9 population chromosome 3, ASM4854445v1, whole genome shotgun sequence harbors:
- the LOC141649328 gene encoding uncharacterized protein LOC141649328, with the protein product MAPGGSRQRGGYSEGGSSSREQEEDVDRSTTEVSEEEEEVAIPRHTDNRMILDPNGLWFRSQTVVRGVTNSTQENMTHGVTCWSNASDEDKEMWFNNFRRVFYWPTNLERLVWQRYNDIGKKRLRDNMYKVSKRKKAPSFMKGI